The following are encoded in a window of Pyrenophora tritici-repentis strain M4 chromosome 6, whole genome shotgun sequence genomic DNA:
- a CDS encoding HET domain containing protein — MNTQLSSIKAKERRRQGDLCHRCSVVDWPRLIWEDHSLCGGAKPHLFRIPESTKELLESDCPMCPMWACEDSIDRDITSDDKDSLRELIVGCTCRLAERPTASTDSFNSEKYPLNAGIRHIPLVRMCTYFGGIRHEDIWSISKLHDTSSTPATRIVDPNIIDYEAVLNWLESCKSHHSHSCHAVLRQTIPGFKVIDCETLQVISAPQDSDFTYVTLSYVWGSTRDPKENFDHFPPTIRDAITVTSNIGHRYLWVDQVCINQNDLAEKQDQIRAMDYIYSQSQLVIIAAAGDSVYHGLPGVSNTPEHRSTGVN, encoded by the exons ATGAATACCCAGCTCTCCTCTATCAAGGCTAAGGAAAGGCGTCGTCAAGGCGACCTTTGCCACCGTTGTTCCGTTGTTGATTGGCCGCGACTTATTTGGGAAGATCATTCGCTCTGTGGTGGTGCCAAACCCCATTTGTTCAGGATCCCTGAATCTACCAAGGAACTGTTGGAATCAGATTGTCCAATGTGTCCAATGTGGGCATGTGAGGACAGTATCGATAGAGATATCACCTCCGATGATAAAGACTCTCTAAGAGAGCTCATAGTGGGATGTACCTGTCGCCTTGCCGAACGTCCAACAGCATCGACTGATTCGTTCAACAGTGAGAAATATCCCCTGAATGCGGGTATACGGCATATACCACTTGTTCGTATGTGCACGTACTTCGGTGGCATAAGACATGAAGATATTTGGAGCATATCAAAACTTCACGACACTTCCAGCACTCCAGCAACCCGTATTGTTGACCCCAATATCATTGACTATGAAGCTGTTTTAAACTGGTTGGAAAGTTGCAAATCTCATCATTCACATTCCTGTCATGCTGTCCTGCGACAGACTATCCCCGGTTTCAAGGTCATCGACTGTGAAACTTTGCAGGTCATATCCGCACCACAGGACTCTGACTTCACATACGTTACCCTGTCATATGTATGGGGCAGTACCAGGGATCCAAAAGAAAACTTTGATCACTTCCCGCCAACTATCCGAGATGCCATCACAGTCACTTCAAATATCGGCCATCGATATCTCTGGGTCGATCAAGTG TGTATCAACCAGAATGACTTAGCTGAAAAGCAAGATCAAATTCGAGCAATGGACTACATCTACTCGCAATCCCAATTAGTCAtcattgctgctgctggtgaCTCGGTCTACCATGGATTACCGGGCGTCAGTAACACACCCGAACACCGCAGCACAGGTGTAAACTAG
- a CDS encoding mitochondria fission 1 protein has product MPPSLPYAADVESPLKPEELQVLRAQYEKEGEYVGLQTKFNYAWGLIKSTSRPDQQEGVRLLSEIFRNSRERRRECLYYLALGNYKLGNYAEARRYNELLLELEPANLQAGSLKSLIDEKVAKEGLVGAAIVGGIVVAAGVVGSLLLRGGPRRN; this is encoded by the exons ATGCCGCCGTCATTACCAT ATGCCGCCGACGTAGAGTCGCCGCTCAAGCCAGAGGAGCTGCAAGTTCTGCGAGCGCAGTACGAGAAAGAGGGTGAATATGTTGGTCTGCAGACAAAGTTCAACTATGCATGG GGTCTTATCAAATCCACGTCCCGTCCCGACCAACAAGAGGGTGTGCGCTTGCTCTCCGAGATCTTTCGCAACTCGCGGGAGCGTCGGCGCGAATGTCTTTACTACCTCGCCCTCGGCAACTACAAGCTCGGCAACTACGCAGAAGCCCGACGGTATAATGAGCTTCTGCTAGAGCTGGAGCCCGCAAATCTGCAAGCCGGAAGTTTGAAGAGCCTGATCGACGAAAAGGTTGCGAAGGAGGGACTGGTAGGCGCTGCGATTGTGGGAGGCATCGTGGTAGCGGCGGGGGTGGTGGGGAGCTTGCTGCTGAGAGGCGGTCCGCGAAGGAACTGA
- a CDS encoding kinetochore protein spc24, producing the protein MLLDEDPAALIAQCTSHFKIANDKTSLHRINESLSTLSEFRTQHLRSIQSSLSALNRTHQTLSANHNHTLSQHNPTNHAAEILRLDTEKFKIAKQASDLEIEGERLQSDLARLGNVASELEEEGVEGGVEPRAGEDATVLKLKLYRTLGIDVEADPTTGEYNKAVIRNAAKGDVHVVNIDPKFSRHFYTNYFWRTM; encoded by the exons ATGCTTCTCGACGAAGATCCGGCTGCC CTCATTGCGCAATGCACCTCACACTTTAAGATTGCAAACGACAAGACGTCACTTCATCGCATCAATGAATCGCTTAGCACACTCAGCGAATTCCGCACACAACACCTACGGTCCATTCAATCCTCCCTCAGCGCACTAAACCGGACACATCAAACCCTTTCGGCGAACCACAACCACACCTTATCACAACACAATCCAACCAACCATGCAGCAGAAATCTTGAGGTTAGATACCGAAAAGTTCAAGATTGCGAAACAAGCAAGCGATTTGGAGATTGAGGGCGAGAGGTTGCAAAGTGATTTGGCAAGGCTTGGGAACGTGGCTAGCGAGTTGGAAGAGGAAGGTGTGGAAGGCGGCGTTGAACCTAGGGCGGGCGAGGATGCTACTGT TCTAAAACTGAAGCTTTACCGCACTCTTGGCATCGACGTCGAAGCCGACCCTACGACTGGCGAGTACAATAAGGCCGTCATCCGAAACGCAGCAAAGGGCGACGTGCACGTTGTAAACATCGACCCCAAGTTCTCACGTCACTTTTACACAAACTACTTTTGGCGGACCATGTGA